From the genome of Plectropomus leopardus isolate mb chromosome 9, YSFRI_Pleo_2.0, whole genome shotgun sequence:
TAATAGACAAATAAATGTACCATTATATATAGTTACTGCCTCatataatttcttttcttttatatgtGGTAGCAATTGAGCATTACAttaaagatatatttatttattcattaatttacttATTAACCATTAACTTATATAGCTTTGCTATTTATTGATTGCTTGATTTGAGCATTGGAGCAGTTTGTTGTAAAattctatatttattattatttattataagtatttaattagataattaTCCATATATTTAGTTACAACACCTAAAACCCTCCATACATTTCTCCCTAATTACAACTGTCTACCATACGAGCGGGATGTATATTAAAGTAGCAATACATTTAATAACTAcacaaagattaaacaaaaatacagttgaAAGATTACGGTGTAGGTAtattatgagagaaaaaaagaatataacaTCTCCAAATCATACTTCCTGAATCGTGAGACACTTGAACGCGACAACAGCAGAACGGGCTCCGGCTCCTGAGTGAGTGTCCGCTGCAATAGACGATCTTTGACCACAGAGACATGGCAGACACCGGGGCTAAACGTGAAGCTGACGGTGCTGGGACTGATGAATTATCTCAGAGAGTCAAGAGGGCGAAAGCTGACAGTGAGAATGGAGGAGAAGCTGGAAATGAACCTGAATCTGAGAATATTCTGTCTGCGTTTAAAACATCCAGCGTCCTGAGTGATTCTGCgcgggaaaaaaacatcttcatccATGGAAAGGTGAGCTAACTTAGCTGTGAGGGGGTATTTAGCTAACTGTGGCTGTGGCTGTGCAGGGAACTGAGTTATTAGTAACGTTAGGAGGAAAGGTTTTACTGTTGTGCTCATTCAAAGAAGCATGAGGAGTTTTATGAATGGCGGAACATTGACTTCCGGCTCGATCTTTCAAAATAATAGCATGTGTGGTAAGACTTTCTTGTAAAGATGGACTTTTTTAGAAATGAGTATGACAAAGGCATGTTTAGAAAAAGGACTGTTATGCATTTATGGATGATTCTTCAACTATTataaccattgttttttttaaataagaaaattttATGGCCTTTTATGTGGgctcgtttttttctttttgcttaatttttgccCCCAAACCAGATTTTAGACAATCAACTCAATGCAATTATTAATTTAAGTAGAAATTTCCCAGAAATTAGTCATAGAAAAGAAAGGCACATAAAGTTTTCCTGATAAATAtcattaaacaaacaagcaacaacaacaacaacaaaatatgaaagtacgaaaaaaaatattaattaaaaaaaggtaattctctggggggaaaaaaaacaactgactaATTTCAGatctaattatgataattaaaaatagagtttgctggacatttctccGTAGCTTGTACATTACTAATTTTTTggaatttgcaggacattttttgctaaTCCCCTCAGGTTTGAAAAGTTCAGtacttgtgaaggtgtctgaTTGCAGCACAAGAGAAATGATGTACACGATctagtttttaaagggttaatgaaattATGTGCTGTAATATACTGAAATCAGAAGAAACAAGGTACATTTTTGTTACGTCAAGAAAATGTTAATTGGCTGTCATTTCCATAAAGCTCAGTTGTACTTTAAATGTACaaacaataagcaaaacaacattttaatattgtgtattttgtgtacaTTTCATACTGATGCAAACAAAGCAAGCTAACCTAtaagattgtttttaatgtgacaaaacctcatttttaaaattcatcttCATCACgtgattttgtttattgtgatgGAAATGACATATGTTAATAGAAATATTAGTGTTATTACTGAAAATATTGAATCAATGTATTTCTCTCAAATCTGTTcgatttgcacaaaaaaatggacCATAGTTGAAGAATGACCCTTATTTTAGTTTTGTGGGGTAATGCTCGTCATTGTCGGCTCAGGCTGaaatcaaacagctgatcaTGTCATCACCAGCTGGCAGATCAAGAGGCTGTGGTGATCCTGGAGAAGACGCCCATCAGAGAGGACGCCCTGGCTGAGCTCTTCAGCGGCTCCAGGCTGCAGCTGGAGATGAGAAACGACATCTACAGCACGTATCGGTTACAGCCTCCCCCTCAACTCAGTGGTAGGGTccgaaaaacacaaaattgaagATATTGGGCCTCACTCACAAACAGTGCATATGCATAAATTTGTGCTTAAACAGTGCAAAAGAAATCCAGGATTCGTCAATATTTTCTTTCCTGAATCTGTTTGGACTTTGCGAACAAATGTAGAACTGCCTCACAACCGTGCATACGCACAAGCTGTGAAGTCCTGACTTTCTTAGAAAATGGAACGACACATCCAAACCGaacacacaacaacataatTAACAACCATTAATTTACTAATGCATGCACTTAATTTATCCTAGGCCTTTCTTCCTCATcagttattgtcattattaagGATTTGAGGAGTTACAGGCTGCTGCGTCTACATGCGCTGCCGCTGTTGTAGCAACTCAATAATTGAAATATTCCACAATAAAAACCAAGTGTCCAAGTTCAGCTTACACTGAAGTAAATAGAACTGAATCTTCCTGTAATGATGGCCACTCACACCAATTTTTGGTGCCAAGAAATTATTGTTAgacctattattattatttttattattattaatactaatcgtagtagtagtggtagcaTTGGGAGTGATTTCAAGGATTGTGACTTTGGCCATCGAGTCAACTCCAAGCAGGTGTTAAGTTTAGAATGATTTTAATACAATATACACACACTGGAAAGAGCAAAATCAGCCGATGTGCATGTGTCATGAATCTGACAGTAGTTTTGCAGGCTCACTTATTTTATGTGCTGAGTGCACGTTTATAtgcatatattaataattaaggCCCATTGTGAGTGGGGAAGCCACTTTGGCCATCCAGACCACAGTGTCACCGCCTGCGTGTTTCTGTTGTGCAGAGATCAAGACCACAGTCGTGTGTCCAGCAACCGAGAAACACGTAAAGAAATACCAGCGTCAGGAGAGTTTCCTGgtggaggagacggaggaggacTATCAGTCCATCACTCTGCCCTACATCCAGAAACAGAGCTTCAGTGTGCAGGTCAGCGTCCTGATAATACCCCGTGTTGCATTAGTAGCATACAAGCATGtatacatacttacatacatgcatacatgcatacatacatacatacatacatacttatATACATACTGTCTGTGTGGAATCTTTCACCCTGTAGTGGGTTTACAACATCCTGGAGAAGAAGGCAGAGGCTGACAGGATAGTTTATGAAGATCCAGACCCAGATGTTGGATTTGTCCTCCTCCCAGATTTCAAATGGGACCAGAAACAGGTAAGATACCTGGAAGAGATGGGGGGCATGAAAAGATGAAACATACGTTAGCGCTGTGATCAGAGACATTAATACTCTCAGGACTACGCTCTTTTCTCCTGGTATGAGAAGAACTTTATGTCAAACTCAACTGTGAAGTTTAGtggcttgatgtttttttggtgatCATCAAACCTAGAATATGATCAAAAATAGAGATGTACTGACTGTGAGATTCTGGGTCGATACTtagtttagttagttagttagttagtttagagtttaaccctttcaaacctgggcAGATTGGTCAAATTTCtgtcaaaagcatgggaagaagacaatcagcaacaaaagaagaaatgaatgaGCCAAAAATGACCAAGATATTactgaaaattacaagaaaattacctgaaaattagggggaaaaaacaaaagaaaaatacaaagaactgaaaaaataaaaaggaaatgaccttgaaaaagtGGTTCAAAATTAgaacaattctgtaacataattttgaatattaattatgataataataaatagattttctgagcttttttccttcttccctagacattttcccctagcgtTGTACTagaaattcaaatctataattccTTGAAatgtgtggaacatttctcacaagTTACTTATCggcttttttccatgttttataagagaaattacatcactttgcctaaggttcaaaggttttaatacctGAGAGAGGCGTCTGAAAACGGTtatgtcgttccaggtttcaaagacttaaaataaatatttgtcagATAGCAAATTTCTCCCTCAAACAACCCCAGTTATTCAAGTTTgacaccaaaaaatacattacaagattacatttgaaaatgtctgAACATTATAATTTGCCTTCCTTCAagactcatttttactgaatggAGTTTGAACAAATCATAATATAAATCAACGCAACCtccgttagctgttagctctgGCCACTGGCTGTGAACAGCTGACATCACCTCCTGTCAGTTTTAACACGGACTTGTTTACAATGAAGCATTATCTGCAAAACAAAGGGTGCGTCTCCTGATGCGACAATGGTGAGTTTACTGCATCCTTTGGTCCAGGCTGGAAATCGTTAGTGTAGAGCCCTGCTTTTTAGCCAGcccaagaaaacaaacaaacaaaaaacaacagggtTTGTACAGTCATAAAAACCTggagaagttttggaaaactaaatataccctgtaagttttggaaaagtcatggaattttgtttcacgaACCTGTATAATAAGATGATGGGTGTAAGGCccatcagaaatgtgaaaatccaacaatatcttctgtttttacagtttctggctttgataaatggtatcatttttgcaatatttaaaaaaaatatggaaggCCAAACacgaaaattaaaaaaaaaaaacatgaaaactctttctttaaaaattgctaaTAACTTTTTAGAGGGAAAAaagccctttttttaaacaaaacatgctgGCAGGTTTggaatgcatgttttatttaaaaataggcagtaaaataaatacaaaataaagccatttaaagttgtatgatCCCCTATGctaaaatagaaaacataacTTCCTCCCCAGTACTTAAAGAAGAacttgacatgcctccccctcaCTTGAAGccatattttaagatttttggactATGCAGTTTCACAGTATCTGTCCTCTGCTTCAGGTGGATGATTTGTACCTGATTGCTATTTCACATCAGAGAGGCATCAAAAGTCTGCGAGACCTAACGTCAGAGCATCTGCCTCTGCTGCAGAACATCTTCCACAAAGGAAAGGTGAGGTTACAATGTCACCTCGGGGAGTCATCGGACAGACAGTTTACTGGACGCATGCCATTatgtcaaacacacagagagagtgacAGCACCTGTTTGATTGTCTTAGGAGGCCATCCTGCAGCGCTACAAGCTTCCAGCCAGTAAGCTGAGAGTCTACCTGCACTACCAGCCGTCCTACTACCACCTCCACGTCCACTTCACCAAGCTGGGCTACGAGGCGCCGGGCTGCGGCGTGGAGCGGGCCCACCTCCTAGCAGACATTATCCAAAACCTCCGGTCGGACCCCTGCTACTACAAAACCAGGACCCTGTACTTCCCCCTGAGGGCAGATGACGGACTGCTTGGCAAGTTCAAGGAGGCGGGGCGGCTGTAACGTACCGTCTCATGTAGATTCCAAAACTGTTTCTTAGTGTCAGACCACGTCCAatcatcttttttgtgtgtgtgtgtgttttttttataggtttGGTTAACAAACATCTGTTTTCCCCATTAACAGGACCAAGCTAGCCATTTAGCTCTATCAgtacagggttcccatggtcatggaaaaacctggaaatgttgTGGAATTACACAATCCTGTTTCTCCacttcagacgcctttcaaaagCTCTTCATCCTTTTAAATCCGAgcaaaattggtttaatttatttcaaaaacatgggggaaaaggaaaatggtcaactgggaaaaaaatgtcccacaaatcgCAAGATGTAATTAAACAGTGACAAGAAAGTTACcttaaaatcagtttaaaaaaaggggggctGATTATTAGAGAATTTTTCCAAGAAATAGGAAAATTTGTCCTGAAAGTCATATTTATAATTCTAATgattttgtatgtaaaattattttatagtgaaaataaataaaaatataaaataaataaatttttcagcattttaccCAGGTCATTGTcatgcttgctttttttttttttgttacttctttt
Proteins encoded in this window:
- the dcps gene encoding m7GpppX diphosphatase, with translation MADTGAKREADGAGTDELSQRVKRAKADSENGGEAGNEPESENILSAFKTSSVLSDSAREKNIFIHGKLADQEAVVILEKTPIREDALAELFSGSRLQLEMRNDIYSTYRLQPPPQLSEIKTTVVCPATEKHVKKYQRQESFLVEETEEDYQSITLPYIQKQSFSVQWVYNILEKKAEADRIVYEDPDPDVGFVLLPDFKWDQKQVDDLYLIAISHQRGIKSLRDLTSEHLPLLQNIFHKGKEAILQRYKLPASKLRVYLHYQPSYYHLHVHFTKLGYEAPGCGVERAHLLADIIQNLRSDPCYYKTRTLYFPLRADDGLLGKFKEAGRL